The window TTTACTCAACATTTATTTCTATTCttctttggacgtcatacacttaaaaaaaataccttATTCAATacgttcttctgtcatatttgctaattagccaagatgaaactGTTAATACTGttctttttatagaaaatatcgTCGATATATGCCACGCCTAAAACTGTTTCCAACGCAGTGTGTGTGATCGGCTTCTGTACAGAGACAGAGCGGAAACATCTCCAACGTGTCAGAGACATCTGCAGCACCATGGCGCATGCGCCGGAAGTGACTGGATTCACCGTTCACCGACACGACGATCTCCCGTCCATACCAAGAACGAAGGTGTACGTGATGTTTGTGGATTTCAATGAAAGGAGTGTCATTCTCGAAGACCCACGAAAAGGACTGGGAGATCTCCGGTTGCTTACCATGCGACAGTTGTGGAGCCTTGGAGGTATGAGGTTTTCAGTCATGTTAGCAACGATTtgtagaaagtttgttttgtttaacgcacCACCAACCCGCCGACAGCCAACCCCAagtatccaactaaggttcaagcacgctgtcctggagcacacacctcagctattattctgggctgtctatccatgatagttggttagtggttagtgggagagaacaGCGTGTAGTGGACTTactcctacccactgagtcaaagctcgctctgtgtgggagctgttaacgggctgcgaaccccgtacctcccagccttgtgtccgaagacttaaccacgacaccggtAATAAAACATTGCGTCCTTCGTTTCCCAGCTTGGCGTTCTGCCAAATACATTACATTGAttgtacgtaataaaaacaaaacagatcataagtaCCCTTACTAGGTAATACAttgaaatatattgaaattggACACCGCATTGAATGTAacttttacacattttaaacaacagttCCCTCACTATCGTATTTCtgaaaagtttaaaatgtatccaataATTTCTAAGTATAGTATGATTAACAACAGGCTAATTAAATAACATGAAGCACTTCATCTGGAAAGCTGGTTCAATTTTATGCACGGTCagaattgtattattattataatattattcagATAATATTCACTATAAAttcgtgcaataaataacatgacaaaacaaCTGCTATCTGGTTCTGTATATTTCTTCTTTCGTTTtgagggagggtggggggggggggacgtagctcagtggtatagcgctcggctgatgtgcggtcgatctagggtcgattcccgtcggtgggcccattgggctattctcgttccagtcagtactccacatctggtgtaacaaaggtcattgtatgtactatcatgtctgtgggatggtgcatataaaagatcccttgctgctaatcgaaaagagtagcccatgtattggcgacagtgggtttcctcgtATATTtattgtccttaaccatatgtccgatgccatataaccgtaaataaaatgtgttgaatgtgtcgttaaataaaacatttcctgttttTCTTTCGCTCCAGGAGACGCAATGCTGGTGTACTGTGGAGATGTAGGCTCCAGACATCTTAAGGGAAATGATTTATTCAACAGAGACCTGACGTCCATCTACCACCACCAGGAACTCTCTAGGCTGAAAACCCAGGAACGAATGTTCAGCATGCACGACCGATTTACGACTTACCAAGAAAACCATATCAGAAATATCATTTTTACAAACTGTTGCTAAATTGACATAATCCAGTTTTACAGTCTTAATACCATTATTCAGAGACGATACATATTAGTTTTACAAACTGTTGCTAAGTCGACATAATCCAGTTTTAAAGTCTTAATACCGAGATATATATCTGGGGGTTTTATgaggttaatttttttaaaataaaatcacgTTTATATTGTAGACTTTCTACTCTACAGAGACCAtctaaacttttatttttatatggatgCCATGTCCTTGAGTACCTGTATCACTGCAGGACGCAACATTGAGTACGAACTGGCATTATCTTCGTATGTCAGGAAGCAAGGAcatgttttatctaacgacgcactcaacacattttatttacggttatatggcgtcggacatatggttaaggacaacacatacatagagagaggaaacccgctgtcgcaatttcatgggctactcttttttattagtggcaagagatcttttataagcaccatcccatagccaggatagcacataccacgacctttggtgtAAAAGTTGCTTTGCACTGTctgcagcgagaaatagctcaatgatcccaaaccgaccgcgcatcaagcgagcgctttaccagtgggctaggTATCGCTCCCTCATGTGTCAGTAACGAAACTTTCCGCCAATCTATTACTGGATGATTAAACGATGCATACTTCAGCATCACCGGATCTTCATTCATGTTAATACAACAATGCAATAATGTCCTATAATAATGTTTAGCACTGGATGCCACAGAAAAACAGTAGTCAAACtggatgaaaataaaacatacatagaaataaacaaacaaacaaaacaaacaaaacacaaccttCCCACTCAAAACATAAAGCAATGTCTCATCTCAGTAGACCCCTAGCATAATTGCTTATACTCGCACACTGTAGACCTACAGAATAACAGGTTaattagttaaagggacagacccaagtttttaaacactacaacgtatttttcactattagagccgtttacgATCACTAAATCCAAacagtacttatattttatttttttagattatccatttcctttgaaccgaagtgtttctggtcatcctggtgtttctaatacaaaataaaattgcatttttcatattcttAATAACGCACGTGcctctgagaagtagcggttattgatttgagctctagtctatttttaagaatatttccCGCTTCCAACGtcacaaactcttgtttcactgtaTTGCAACTGTATCctaatgagttacaggtttgttaattgactaaacttagtgttcatttattacgggttgaaactagggtctgttgcAACTTTATCctaatgagttacaggtttgttaattgactaaacttggtgtccatttattacgggttaaaactagggtctgttgcAACTTTATCctaatgagttacaggtttgttaattgactaaacttagtgttcatttattacgggttgaaactagggtctgttgtaactttagcctaatgagttacaggtttgttaattgactaaacttggtgtccatttattacgggttgaaactaaggtctgtgcctttaagggtattgtctttattttgtgAAGAGGAAAATTAGTCAATTCGAGAGGTTTACCGAGCAACATTTCAGCATTCctgattttttatttactttttttttttttttttttttttttttttttagagggtgGGGGGGGACGTGtctcagtggtaaaatgttcgcttgatgcgctgtcagtctgggaccaatccctgtctgtgggatggtgcatataaacgatccctggctactaatggaacaaatgtagcgggtttcctgtctaagacgaaatgtcaaaattactaaatgtttgacatcctatagacgattattaataaatctagtggtgtcgatatacaaaacatactttaaccttttttactatttttttcGGGGAGAGATTTAGCTCTTGGTACAGTGGTCGCCTGAGGTGCatgtcgtaggatcaaacctcccCTGCGGAACCTGTTGGTATTTGTTTCGTCTCAGCCTGTGCTCCACAATGGGTATACCAACCGGTTTGATATATACTGTCTTTTACTGTAATTAAgtgtatacaaaagatcccttgctactaatgacacaAATTTGCGAGTTTCGTCTGTGAATTTCATATCAGAATCGCCTGCTGTTTGAAATTCGTCTGTACTGAATAGGACAAAGACGGGCGCTATAATAACGTCGTTAATGTTGTATTGTTAATAGTCCAGGAGCCAGGTCGATTTATCTATATGTCggggaaagaaaagaaagaaatggtttatctaacgacgcattcaacacattttatttaccgttatatggcgtcagacataatatggttaaggaccacacagatactgagagaggaaacccgacgtcaccacttcatgggctactcttttcgattagcagcaaaggatattttatatgcaccatcccacagacagggtagtacataccacggcctttgatataccagtcgtggtgcactggctgcaacgagaaatagcccaatgggcccagtggCGGTgttcgaccccagaccgaccgcgcctcgagcgagcgctttaccactgggctacgtcccgctccctatGTTGGTTTGAACACTGATTCTTATGTAAAACCCCAACAATATGTGTAGATTTCAGGTGTGCAACTCTTACTTGTCTAAACCTGTACGTTAATTGAGGATTGGAATATTGTTAATGGTACGTCACAGTCAATTTATGTTTGATCTGCTGCTACCCAAAAGCAACAGTCCACGGGACAGACACCAAATTTCAGTTATAGGGGagattaaactttttaaaactgttttttatttgtttttttgttgttgttgttgggggtttttttgtttgttttgggttgtttttttgtcacacttaatatttaaactttcCATTTTGATTTGCTGAATTTTCATACTTGGGCAATTTGAcctacattttcaaggtcaaatgAAGGTAATTATTTCCgaatatataatatgctgtAAATGACACAAATAATTGGTTTCTTTTCATTCTTTCCAATAATATTGATCAATATTGTTCATAGTATTACTTtgatttatagatatatatgctTTCTGGTTGACATTTCAGGGGCAGATCCATACTTTAACAAAAGGAGGATATGTTTAGGACAAGGTTACATCCATATTTTGTGGCATGGTTCGTTAGAAATGGTTATCAATGCTTACTGAGGTTTGTACAGAGTATGGTATATGGTGAGTGTGGGTGCAGTTTATGGTGAGGACAGGTACCCATGCAAAAGTGACCTTTAAATGTCACTTTAGGGGTCATTTAAGGTCAAATTATAGAAAATTcagtttttacatttttcaattttgaAGGTAGGGGAATCTTGATATTAAAATCAATTTATCtcaaaacaatgtgtttacaagtgtctaaaacatgtcttttaaaacattaatggtACCTATGCTTATTGAGATCTGTGCAGGGTAAGGTTTATGGAGAATGAAGGTACCCACGCTAAATTGATCTTTATTGAGATTTatgtagagtatggtttatgGTAAAGGTAGGTACTCATGCCATTTTGACCTTTAGGGTGTCACTTTAGAAGCTAGTTGGGGTCAAAATCGAAATTAAAAAGCAAAATCTATCTGTAATTCTTTCCAGAAAGGTTTACTTTTGATTACTAAATGTATCTAATTGGTCGGTATAATTTGCACGTTAACTGGGAAATATGGAACggaaattgtatttattttacaataataatttcatGCGATACATTCTTCTAgatactctatataaataactgGCTCTACATTGCATACAAACTGACAGGCTATTATAATTTACATTGGTATAGGagttatacaaaaataaacctGTGCGTTAGCTGGgaatgtgtatattttaatggTATGTCGAaattgttttctctctcagcCATTGCCCCCAAAACAAAGAAGTACTTACTAACTTGACTGTTTCTCAACCTGAATAAAGTCAAAtgatatttttaagttaactaatCCAATTGTtctaaaatgtttatgaataaaatatgaaatataaaaaaagaaaatatgtaaCCATgtgggttttattgttttaatgattttagtaTGCACAAAACACATGCACCT of the Gigantopelta aegis isolate Gae_Host chromosome 12, Gae_host_genome, whole genome shotgun sequence genome contains:
- the LOC121386596 gene encoding uncharacterized protein LOC121386596 → MAHAPEVTGFTVHRHDDLPSIPRTKVYVMFVDFNERSVILEDPRKGLGDLRLLTMRQLWSLGGDAMLVYCGDVGSRHLKGNDLFNRDLTSIYHHQELSRLKTQERMFSMHDRFTTYQENHIRNIIFTNCC